In the genome of Acidobacteriota bacterium, one region contains:
- a CDS encoding septum formation initiator family protein, protein MSQAPSPRSPRRSDERRKVRPGGGPPSRRWAQVALGFVAALLIVNALIGDRGYFQLHEVKRDHAHAVAELAQARQRNAALRERARRLRDDPQAIEEAARRELGLMKRDEFVFIVRDVPPTAAARP, encoded by the coding sequence ATGTCGCAAGCGCCCTCGCCCCGTTCGCCCCGCCGCTCCGACGAGCGCCGCAAGGTGCGCCCCGGCGGCGGGCCTCCGTCGAGGCGATGGGCGCAGGTCGCCCTCGGGTTCGTCGCGGCCCTTCTGATCGTCAACGCGCTGATCGGCGACCGGGGCTACTTCCAGTTGCACGAGGTCAAGCGGGACCATGCCCATGCCGTGGCCGAGCTGGCCCAGGCCAGGCAGCGCAACGCGGCGCTGCGTGAACGTGCGCGGCGGCTGCGCGACGACCCGCAGGCCATCGAAGAAGCCGCCCGGCGCGAACTGGGGCTGATGAAGCGCGACGAGTTCGTATTCATCGTCCGCGACGTGCCGCCGACGGCGGCCGCTCGCCCCTGA
- a CDS encoding divalent-cation tolerance protein CutA, protein MTVETTSAVVVLVTWPADQDVAPLARALVDERLAACVNVLPAIRSFYHWEGAVHDEPEQQLVIKTLASAVPRLQARVQDLHPYDVPEFLVMPVAAGSAAYLEWLAASVAH, encoded by the coding sequence ATGACCGTCGAAACGACCTCTGCTGTCGTCGTGCTCGTCACCTGGCCCGCCGACCAGGACGTCGCGCCGCTCGCCCGGGCGCTCGTCGACGAGCGGCTCGCGGCCTGCGTGAACGTGCTGCCGGCCATCCGTTCCTTCTACCACTGGGAGGGGGCCGTCCACGACGAGCCGGAGCAGCAGCTCGTCATCAAGACGCTGGCGTCGGCCGTGCCGAGGCTCCAGGCGCGCGTGCAGGACCTTCACCCGTACGACGTGCCCGAGTTCCTGGTCATGCCCGTGGCGGCGGGCAGCGCGGCCTACCTCGAGTGGC